One Nocardioides oleivorans DNA segment encodes these proteins:
- a CDS encoding lytic transglycosylase domain-containing protein gives MPKPDKYVPTHRAPGKHKAARVPRRALRTTVALTGLAAAATGVSVAGGLLGTDPAALTPAAADVATSSPEASAEAGADTSSAASTPTLSADQTAAELEQRQQRQVVSRSARRTDATKATTLTMSAGAAVTRSQKLSEGDPRDIAQALLPVYGFSSDQFSCLDSLYMSESGWRIDADNPTSSAYGIPQALTGLHDMPEGYMTSAEVQIRWGLEYIQDTYGTPCSAWSFKQGNGWY, from the coding sequence GTGCCGAAGCCTGACAAGTACGTCCCCACGCACCGCGCCCCCGGCAAGCACAAGGCCGCGCGCGTGCCCCGCCGAGCCCTCCGCACCACCGTCGCCCTCACCGGCCTGGCGGCCGCCGCCACGGGCGTGAGCGTCGCGGGAGGTCTCCTCGGCACCGACCCCGCAGCGCTGACGCCGGCCGCGGCCGACGTGGCGACCAGCTCGCCGGAGGCCAGCGCGGAGGCCGGCGCGGACACGAGCTCCGCCGCGAGCACCCCGACCCTCAGCGCCGACCAGACCGCCGCCGAGCTCGAGCAGCGCCAGCAGCGCCAGGTCGTGTCGCGCTCGGCGCGCCGCACCGACGCCACCAAGGCGACGACCCTGACGATGTCGGCCGGCGCGGCCGTGACGAGGTCCCAGAAGCTCTCCGAGGGCGACCCCCGCGACATCGCGCAGGCCCTGCTGCCGGTCTACGGCTTCTCCTCGGACCAGTTCTCCTGCCTCGACTCGCTCTACATGAGCGAGTCCGGCTGGCGCATCGACGCGGACAACCCCACGTCGTCGGCGTACGGCATCCCGCAGGCGCTGACCGGCCTCCACGACATGCCGGAGGGCTACATGACCTCGGCCGAGGTCCAGATCCGCTGGGGCCTGGAGTACATCCAGGACACCTACGGCACCCCGTGCAGCGCATGGAGCTTCAAGCAGGGCAACGGCTGGTACTGA
- a CDS encoding DUF1353 domain-containing protein — protein MGTRELGGRGPRSGMRRTPVPQEPRRFYDGGTLAGDDGPGEPPDPDADPRIVLERHAEEGVELFELERRLAYRDRHVGELLVPADPDFRTDLTSVPALFTWLVPKTGAHLPAALLHDALVAGPDDPPSYVSTDGVEVDRVEADRIFRDAMADTGTGVVRRWIVWTAVTVATIFVGQPVPWTRARQWSYRVAAGVTIAVIAYLGYSSTSDLFDRSWFLATDVPWMGDRPFVVELAGGLAGAIVVPLALSLLWGRLRMAGAIAGVMLAVLLHVTVGLAVVATAYVALERLARRSPAAAWVLAAVVVVGSLVVFGVVSLG, from the coding sequence ATGGGGACTCGGGAGCTCGGCGGGCGCGGCCCACGCAGCGGGATGAGGCGGACCCCGGTGCCGCAGGAGCCGCGCCGGTTCTACGACGGCGGCACGCTGGCCGGTGACGACGGCCCGGGCGAGCCGCCCGATCCCGACGCCGATCCGCGCATCGTGCTGGAGCGCCATGCCGAGGAGGGCGTCGAGCTGTTCGAGCTCGAGCGCCGCCTCGCCTACCGCGACCGCCACGTCGGTGAGCTGCTCGTGCCGGCCGACCCCGACTTCCGCACCGACCTGACCTCGGTCCCGGCGCTCTTCACCTGGCTGGTGCCGAAGACCGGCGCCCACCTCCCTGCCGCCCTGCTGCACGACGCGCTCGTCGCCGGGCCCGACGACCCGCCGTCCTACGTCTCCACCGACGGGGTCGAGGTCGACCGCGTGGAGGCCGACCGGATCTTCCGGGACGCGATGGCCGACACCGGCACCGGCGTGGTCCGCCGGTGGATCGTGTGGACCGCCGTCACGGTCGCGACCATCTTCGTCGGGCAGCCGGTGCCCTGGACGCGGGCGAGGCAGTGGTCCTACCGGGTCGCCGCCGGCGTCACGATCGCGGTGATCGCCTACCTCGGTTACAGCTCGACGAGCGACCTCTTCGACCGCTCGTGGTTCCTGGCCACCGACGTGCCGTGGATGGGCGATCGTCCGTTCGTGGTCGAGCTGGCGGGCGGCCTCGCCGGCGCCATCGTCGTACCCCTCGCGCTCAGCCTGCTCTGGGGCCGGCTCCGGATGGCCGGCGCGATCGCCGGCGTGATGCTCGCGGTGCTGCTGCACGTGACGGTCGGGCTCGCCGTGGTCGCCACGGCCTACGTCGCGCTCGAGCGGCTGGCCCGCCGCTCGCCAGCCGCCGCCTGGGTGCTGGCGGCCGTCGTGGTGGTCGGCTCGCTCGTGGTCTTCGGCGTGGTCAGCCTCGGTTGA
- a CDS encoding sensor histidine kinase → MLDETANTQKPRDGLAILAEGVEALAEFGGEGAYELLQEVARVAAGSDAAHTGIGRNQGMVETVGVLLAAHMRASAMRRVERRRVQLRNAVAEVVEAAVKDRDVELVISAAVRVLQRVMDGQLATIQAFDSSDAENDPDGGGRHYGASYPPEVEDLITPEVVERAGRAAQVCWERQTASLHHLDEPDAEPLTTPEGRDFALGLMHTLGAREMLLAPMGADGQCVGWIVLTRADDHEPFSFDDVDAVLAIGREVGNAVRHAQTFERQVELIDQLRDLSSYKSWFTATLAHQLRNPLTSISLHVDELTAAGDGSPPATSTELVGGLRAIERAARTIEDSVESLLSLARLEEPGNPGVREAVDLHGLVRSCAAAYERLAETAGIRLDTSSVTAGTRVSGDARELEMVVDNVIGNAVKYSPAGGVVRLSVSADDEGAVFSCVDEGIGMDEHDLALMFSPFHRATEAHQRRIPGSGLGLAIVKAAVDRHGGTIRAHSSPGQGTRIEVRLPVLPTD, encoded by the coding sequence GTGCTGGACGAGACCGCCAACACCCAGAAGCCTCGCGACGGACTCGCGATCCTCGCCGAGGGCGTCGAGGCGCTCGCCGAGTTCGGGGGCGAGGGCGCCTACGAGCTGCTGCAGGAGGTCGCCCGGGTCGCGGCCGGGTCCGACGCCGCCCACACCGGGATCGGCCGCAACCAAGGCATGGTCGAGACCGTCGGCGTCCTCCTCGCCGCCCACATGCGCGCGTCGGCGATGCGCCGCGTCGAGCGTCGTCGCGTGCAGCTGCGCAACGCGGTGGCCGAGGTCGTGGAGGCGGCCGTCAAGGACCGCGACGTCGAGCTGGTGATCTCGGCCGCGGTCCGCGTCCTCCAGCGCGTGATGGACGGCCAGCTCGCGACCATCCAGGCCTTCGACTCCTCCGACGCCGAGAACGACCCCGACGGCGGGGGCCGGCACTACGGCGCCTCCTACCCTCCGGAGGTCGAGGACCTCATCACTCCGGAGGTCGTCGAGCGCGCGGGTCGCGCGGCCCAGGTGTGCTGGGAGCGCCAGACCGCGTCGCTCCACCACCTCGACGAGCCCGACGCGGAGCCGCTGACCACGCCGGAGGGTCGCGACTTCGCGCTCGGCCTCATGCACACGCTCGGGGCCCGCGAGATGCTGCTGGCGCCAATGGGCGCCGACGGCCAGTGCGTCGGCTGGATCGTGCTCACCCGCGCCGACGACCACGAGCCGTTCAGCTTCGACGACGTCGACGCGGTCCTCGCGATCGGTCGCGAGGTGGGCAACGCGGTCCGGCACGCCCAGACGTTCGAGCGACAGGTCGAGCTGATCGACCAGCTGCGCGACCTCAGCAGCTACAAGAGCTGGTTCACCGCGACGCTCGCCCATCAGCTGCGCAACCCGCTGACCAGCATCAGCCTCCACGTCGACGAGCTGACCGCCGCCGGCGACGGCAGCCCTCCCGCGACGTCGACGGAGTTGGTCGGCGGGCTCCGGGCGATCGAGCGCGCTGCGCGCACCATCGAGGACAGCGTCGAGTCGCTGCTCTCGCTCGCGCGCCTGGAGGAGCCCGGCAACCCCGGGGTGCGCGAGGCCGTCGACCTCCACGGCCTGGTGAGGAGCTGCGCCGCCGCCTACGAGCGGCTCGCGGAGACGGCCGGCATCCGGCTCGACACCTCGTCGGTCACCGCCGGGACCCGCGTGAGCGGCGACGCCCGCGAGCTCGAGATGGTCGTCGACAACGTCATCGGCAACGCCGTGAAGTACAGCCCCGCGGGAGGCGTCGTCCGCCTCTCCGTCTCCGCCGACGACGAGGGCGCCGTGTTCTCCTGCGTCGACGAGGGCATCGGCATGGACGAGCACGACCTCGCCCTGATGTTCAGCCCGTTCCACCGCGCGACCGAGGCGCACCAGCGACGGATCCCCGGCTCCGGCCTGGGCCTCGCCATCGTCAAGGCGGCCGTGGACCGGCACGGCGGGACGATCCGGGCGCACTCCTCGCCCGGCCAGGGCACGCGCATCGAGGTCCGGCTGCCGGTGCTGCCGACCGACTGA
- a CDS encoding glycosyltransferase, producing MRLLVTFVGGLGHLAPLLPVARAARDAGHEVAIAGSGGLVPAIDEAGFRAFATSPLPHHDQVPAHQRREPLEVMDAAATEAEFARNFASRGARRMASAVPAVIEELRPDLVLRDETDLGTTIAAELLGVPVATHLVLASGLLVRPELVGPELDVVRAEHGLAPDPALSRLTSGLVLSDAPPGFRSPAAPLEVTPLHYRSTATPTLRGTRGRRAVYVTLGTIFNHGSGDLFDRILSGLHGRGVDVVATIGRRLDPADLGPQPSYVRVERFLPQHEVLPGVDLVVSHGGSGSLVASLAHGLPSVLLPLGADQPHNARRAAELGLATTLDAATATADDIGEQVTTSLDDVEMRTRCRVVAAEAAEAPGPEAAVAALEAAAARG from the coding sequence ATGCGACTCCTCGTCACGTTCGTCGGTGGCCTCGGCCACCTCGCGCCTCTGCTGCCGGTCGCACGAGCGGCCCGCGACGCCGGCCACGAGGTGGCGATCGCCGGGTCCGGCGGCCTCGTCCCGGCGATCGACGAGGCCGGCTTCCGGGCGTTCGCGACGAGCCCGCTGCCGCACCACGACCAGGTCCCGGCCCACCAGCGCCGGGAGCCGCTGGAGGTGATGGACGCCGCGGCGACGGAGGCCGAGTTCGCCCGCAACTTCGCCTCGCGGGGTGCTCGACGGATGGCGTCTGCGGTCCCGGCGGTCATCGAGGAGCTCCGGCCCGACCTGGTGCTGCGTGACGAGACCGACCTCGGTACGACGATCGCCGCCGAGCTGCTCGGCGTCCCCGTCGCGACCCACCTGGTGCTGGCCTCCGGCCTGCTCGTCCGGCCCGAGCTGGTCGGCCCCGAGCTCGACGTCGTACGCGCCGAGCACGGGCTGGCACCCGACCCGGCGCTCTCGCGGCTGACGTCCGGGCTGGTGCTCTCCGACGCACCACCCGGCTTCCGCAGCCCCGCAGCGCCGCTGGAGGTCACGCCCCTGCACTACCGCTCGACCGCGACGCCGACCCTGCGTGGGACGCGCGGGCGCCGGGCCGTCTACGTCACCCTCGGCACGATCTTCAACCACGGGTCCGGTGACCTCTTCGACCGCATCCTGTCCGGCCTCCACGGCCGGGGCGTCGACGTCGTGGCGACCATCGGTCGGCGGCTCGACCCGGCCGACCTCGGGCCGCAGCCGTCGTACGTCCGGGTGGAGCGGTTCCTGCCCCAGCACGAGGTGCTGCCGGGCGTCGACCTCGTCGTCTCGCACGGTGGCTCGGGCAGCCTGGTGGCCTCCCTCGCCCACGGCCTGCCGTCCGTGCTCCTGCCGCTCGGCGCCGACCAGCCGCACAACGCCCGACGCGCCGCGGAGCTCGGCCTGGCCACCACGCTCGACGCGGCCACAGCGACGGCCGACGACATCGGCGAGCAGGTCACCACGAGCCTCGACGACGTCGAGATGCGCACCCGCTGCCGGGTGGTCGCAGCCGAGGCGGCCGAGGCGCCGGGACCCGAGGCCGCGGTCGCAGCGCTCGAGGCGGCAGCCGCCCGCGGCTGA
- a CDS encoding zinc-dependent metalloprotease family protein has protein sequence MRRSTGSRIGATSLLVLVVAGGALAAAPGSVQASGPSGAGLQAVDLPRPVRGATAVRLLGDRVGEAAALNDLTAAELTDLLTTDSTAWVDPTGRVFFEEVAFSGTASGAGEAVAPLDQTFQLHSKSDSSRTIFLDFDGGTASGTSWHASKPNVPTTQPAWDPSGNGAAFDDAEKTKIQAVWESVAEDYAPFDVDVTTQDPGPAGIHRSGLADTAYGSHVLVTPSSGAQSAICSGGCGGVAYLGVFGSSQGGSAGDGYGYFQPAWVFPQSLGNDPKSIAEAAAHEVGHNFGLRHDGNTNANPDYDLGHGSWAPIMGAGYYEPISQWSKGDYTGANNQQDDLATIAGVVGLRTDEAPSSPAGAPLPPSGTAYVASRTDVDTYVLGTCSGPVTLEAAPLAASTDLDIALSLLDATGQVVATADPPSAQVSTSRASGMGASLTQTLPSGVYYVSVDGVGNGPWATGYDDYGSLGAYTLSRTGSCDGIAPVTVTPTPTPTPTTTPTTTPTPTTPPTTTPTTTSTTTTPSTSTSPPAPATLRVKAPRTAKVGSRPKVVVKVTRGSAPATGTAVVSVGARSWTLSLSSGTARLRLPRAQAGRLRITVRYSGDATTLPSTTRWTIRVRG, from the coding sequence ATGCGTCGTTCGACCGGCAGCCGCATCGGCGCCACGTCCCTCCTCGTCCTCGTCGTCGCCGGCGGCGCCCTGGCCGCCGCCCCCGGATCCGTGCAGGCGTCAGGGCCGTCCGGCGCGGGCCTGCAGGCCGTCGACCTGCCGCGACCGGTCCGCGGTGCCACCGCAGTCCGGCTGCTCGGCGACCGGGTCGGCGAGGCCGCCGCCCTCAACGACCTGACCGCCGCCGAGCTCACCGACCTGCTCACCACGGACTCCACCGCGTGGGTGGACCCCACGGGCCGCGTGTTCTTCGAGGAGGTGGCCTTCTCCGGGACCGCGAGCGGTGCCGGCGAGGCGGTCGCACCGCTCGACCAGACCTTCCAGCTGCACAGCAAGTCCGACTCGAGCCGCACGATCTTCCTCGACTTCGACGGCGGCACGGCGAGCGGCACCAGCTGGCACGCCAGCAAGCCGAACGTCCCGACGACGCAACCCGCCTGGGACCCCTCCGGCAACGGAGCCGCCTTCGACGACGCCGAGAAGACGAAGATCCAGGCCGTCTGGGAGTCGGTCGCGGAGGACTACGCACCGTTCGACGTCGACGTGACCACCCAGGACCCGGGGCCGGCCGGGATCCACCGGTCGGGGCTCGCCGACACCGCGTACGGGTCGCACGTCCTGGTCACGCCCAGCAGCGGCGCGCAGTCCGCCATCTGCAGCGGCGGGTGCGGCGGCGTCGCCTACCTCGGCGTGTTCGGCTCGAGCCAGGGTGGCTCCGCTGGGGACGGCTACGGCTACTTCCAGCCCGCGTGGGTCTTCCCCCAGTCGCTCGGCAACGACCCCAAGAGCATCGCCGAGGCGGCCGCGCACGAGGTGGGCCACAACTTCGGCCTCCGCCACGACGGCAACACCAACGCCAACCCGGACTACGACCTCGGGCACGGGTCGTGGGCGCCGATCATGGGCGCCGGCTACTACGAGCCGATCAGCCAGTGGAGCAAGGGCGACTACACCGGCGCGAACAACCAGCAGGACGACCTCGCGACCATCGCCGGCGTGGTCGGGCTGCGCACCGACGAGGCCCCCTCGAGCCCAGCCGGCGCGCCGCTCCCGCCCAGCGGGACGGCGTACGTCGCGAGCCGGACCGACGTGGACACCTACGTCCTGGGCACCTGCTCGGGCCCGGTGACCCTCGAGGCGGCCCCCCTCGCCGCGTCGACCGACCTCGACATCGCGCTGTCCCTCCTCGACGCCACCGGGCAGGTCGTCGCGACCGCCGACCCGCCCTCGGCGCAGGTCAGCACCTCGAGGGCGTCGGGCATGGGCGCCTCGCTCACCCAGACCCTGCCGTCGGGCGTCTACTACGTCTCCGTCGACGGTGTCGGCAACGGTCCGTGGGCCACGGGGTACGACGACTACGGCTCGCTGGGCGCGTACACGCTGTCCCGCACGGGAAGCTGCGACGGGATCGCACCGGTCACGGTGACCCCGACCCCCACGCCCACCCCGACGACCACCCCGACGACCACCCCCACTCCGACCACCCCGCCGACCACCACGCCGACCACCACCTCCACGACCACGACGCCGAGCACGTCCACCTCACCTCCGGCCCCCGCCACCCTGCGGGTCAAGGCACCGAGGACCGCGAAGGTCGGCAGCCGACCGAAGGTCGTCGTGAAGGTGACGCGTGGATCGGCCCCGGCCACCGGCACGGCGGTCGTCAGCGTCGGCGCGAGGTCGTGGACGCTGTCGCTGTCCTCCGGGACCGCGAGGCTGCGGCTGCCCCGGGCGCAGGCCGGCAGGCTGCGGATCACCGTCCGCTACTCCGGCGACGCCACCACGCTGCCGTCGACGACGAGGTGGACGATCAGGGTCAGGGGCTAG
- a CDS encoding PhoH family protein translates to MASSKTSSRRSASTTSGSDRRTYVLDTSVLLADPGAIKRFAEHEVVLPVVVITELEGKRHHPELGFFARSALRALDELRIVNGRLDQPVGIGTEGGTLRVELNHTDAASLPSGFRLGDNDTRILAVARNLADEGFAVTLVSKDLPLRIKASAVGLDAEEYRAEAISSSDTGYTGMAEVEVPAAQLDELYEDGVIDLDEARDLPCHNGLVMLSERGTALGRVGADKRVHLVRGDRDAFGVHGRSAEQRVALEMLLDPEVGIVSLGGRAGTGKSAMALCAGLEAVMERRQHKKVVVFRPLFAVGGQELGYLPGSENEKMSPWAQAVFDTLGALVSRDVVDEVMDRGLLEVLPLTHIRGRSLHDSYVIVDEAQSLERNVLLTVLSRIGANSKVVLTHDVAQRDNLRVGRHDGIVAVVEKLKGHPLFAHVTLTRSERSPIAALVTEMLEDVTL, encoded by the coding sequence GTGGCCAGCAGCAAGACCTCGTCCCGTCGCTCCGCCAGCACCACGTCAGGCTCCGACCGCCGCACGTACGTCCTCGACACCAGCGTCCTGCTGGCCGACCCGGGTGCGATCAAACGCTTCGCCGAGCACGAGGTCGTCCTCCCCGTCGTGGTGATCACCGAGCTCGAGGGCAAGCGGCACCACCCGGAGCTCGGTTTCTTCGCCCGATCGGCGCTGCGTGCGCTCGACGAGCTGCGGATCGTCAACGGACGCCTCGACCAGCCGGTCGGGATCGGCACCGAGGGCGGCACCCTGCGCGTCGAGCTCAACCACACCGACGCGGCCTCGCTGCCGTCGGGCTTCCGGTTGGGCGACAACGACACGCGCATCCTCGCCGTGGCCCGCAACCTCGCCGACGAGGGCTTCGCGGTCACCCTGGTCTCCAAGGACCTGCCGCTGCGGATCAAGGCCTCGGCCGTCGGCCTCGACGCCGAGGAGTACCGCGCCGAGGCGATCAGCAGCTCCGACACCGGCTACACCGGCATGGCCGAGGTCGAGGTGCCGGCCGCCCAGCTCGACGAGCTCTACGAGGACGGCGTCATCGACCTCGACGAGGCGCGCGACCTGCCCTGCCACAACGGGCTGGTCATGCTCTCCGAGAGGGGTACGGCGCTGGGCCGCGTGGGTGCCGACAAGCGGGTGCACCTGGTGCGCGGCGACCGCGACGCCTTCGGCGTCCACGGGCGCTCGGCCGAGCAGCGCGTCGCCCTCGAGATGCTGCTCGACCCCGAGGTCGGGATCGTCTCCCTCGGCGGTCGCGCCGGCACCGGCAAGTCCGCGATGGCGCTGTGCGCCGGCCTCGAGGCCGTGATGGAGCGCCGCCAGCACAAGAAGGTCGTCGTCTTCCGTCCGTTGTTCGCCGTCGGCGGCCAGGAGCTCGGCTACCTGCCCGGCTCGGAGAACGAGAAGATGTCGCCCTGGGCGCAGGCGGTCTTCGACACCCTCGGCGCGCTGGTCTCGCGCGACGTCGTCGACGAGGTGATGGACCGCGGCCTGCTCGAGGTGCTGCCGCTGACCCACATCCGCGGCCGCTCGCTCCACGACTCCTACGTGATCGTCGACGAGGCCCAGTCGCTCGAGCGCAACGTGCTGCTGACGGTGCTCTCTCGCATCGGTGCCAACTCCAAGGTGGTGCTCACCCACGACGTCGCGCAGCGCGACAACCTCCGGGTCGGGCGCCACGACGGCATCGTCGCGGTGGTGGAGAAGCTCAAGGGCCACCCGCTCTTCGCCCACGTGACCCTCACCCGCTCCGAGCGCTCGCCCATCGCGGCCCTGGTGACCGAGATGCTGGAGGACGTCACCCTCTGA
- a CDS encoding isoprenyl transferase yields the protein MVNVKDAVRRVLYPAYESRVVKFLPTDRIPKHVGVMLDGNRRWAKAVGLNTAAGYQAGADNIRPMLGWCEEVGVEVVTLWLLSSDNLTNRPPEQLTGLLTIIEGAVESLAEAGRWRIHPVGALDLLPTETAERLKAAEEATRDIDGILVNVAVGYGGRREIADAVRALLADHATRGTSLEELADLIDVEHIAEHLYTKGQPDPDLVIRTSGEQRLGGFLLWQSANSEFYFCEALWPDFRRVDFLRAIRAYAARERRFGG from the coding sequence GTGGTCAACGTGAAGGACGCCGTGCGTCGGGTGCTCTACCCGGCCTACGAGTCCCGGGTGGTGAAGTTCCTCCCCACCGACCGCATCCCGAAGCACGTCGGCGTGATGCTCGACGGCAACCGACGATGGGCCAAGGCCGTCGGCCTCAACACGGCCGCGGGCTACCAGGCCGGGGCCGACAACATCCGCCCGATGCTCGGCTGGTGCGAGGAGGTCGGCGTCGAGGTGGTCACCCTGTGGCTGCTCTCGAGCGACAACCTCACCAACCGGCCGCCGGAGCAGCTCACGGGCCTGCTCACGATCATCGAGGGCGCCGTGGAGTCGCTCGCCGAGGCCGGCCGCTGGCGGATCCACCCCGTCGGCGCGCTCGACCTGCTGCCGACCGAGACCGCCGAGCGGCTCAAGGCGGCCGAGGAGGCCACCCGCGACATCGACGGCATCCTGGTCAACGTCGCCGTCGGCTACGGCGGCCGTCGGGAGATCGCCGACGCCGTGCGCGCCCTGCTCGCCGACCACGCCACCCGCGGCACCTCACTCGAGGAGCTCGCCGACCTGATCGACGTCGAGCACATCGCCGAGCACCTCTACACCAAGGGCCAGCCCGACCCCGACCTCGTCATCCGGACGTCGGGCGAGCAGCGACTCGGTGGCTTCCTGCTCTGGCAGTCCGCCAACTCGGAGTTCTACTTCTGCGAGGCCCTGTGGCCCGACTTCCGTCGGGTCGACTTCCTGCGCGCGATCCGTGCGTACGCCGCCCGCGAGCGCCGCTTCGGCGGCTGA
- the trhA gene encoding PAQR family membrane homeostasis protein TrhA — MTSRDRVETSRDRVESAVERASEVVADKMAEVKPKLRGWLHAGTAPVALAAGIVLVALSPTASTRVGSAAFALSALLVFTVSAIYHRGTWSPRTWAFLRRFDHANIFVLIAGTYTPYALLFLHDGARTTLLLLVWGAAIAGVVFRVFWTDAPRWLYTPMYLALGWAAVFFIPQFVDGADRFSSGIAIATLVLVAAGGILYTVGGVVYGLKRPNPSPRWFGFHEVFHSFTVLAFLAHYVGVSLATYSLR, encoded by the coding sequence ATGACGTCGCGCGACCGCGTCGAGACGTCGCGCGACCGCGTCGAGAGTGCCGTCGAGCGCGCGAGCGAGGTCGTCGCCGACAAGATGGCGGAGGTCAAGCCCAAGCTCCGCGGCTGGCTGCACGCCGGCACCGCCCCGGTCGCCCTCGCGGCCGGCATCGTCCTGGTCGCGCTCTCCCCCACCGCCTCGACCCGGGTCGGCTCGGCCGCGTTCGCGCTGTCGGCCCTGCTGGTCTTCACGGTCTCCGCGATCTACCACCGCGGCACCTGGTCGCCGCGCACGTGGGCGTTCCTGCGCCGCTTCGACCACGCCAACATCTTCGTGCTCATCGCCGGCACCTACACCCCCTACGCGCTGCTCTTCCTGCACGACGGAGCGCGGACGACCCTCCTGCTCCTCGTCTGGGGCGCCGCCATCGCAGGCGTGGTGTTCCGGGTGTTCTGGACCGACGCCCCCCGCTGGCTCTACACGCCGATGTACCTCGCACTCGGCTGGGCGGCGGTCTTCTTCATCCCGCAGTTCGTCGACGGTGCCGACAGGTTCAGCTCCGGCATCGCCATCGCCACGCTGGTCCTGGTCGCCGCGGGCGGCATCCTCTACACGGTCGGCGGCGTGGTCTACGGCCTCAAGCGGCCGAACCCGTCACCGCGCTGGTTCGGCTTCCACGAGGTGTTCCACTCCTTCACGGTGCTGGCCTTCCTGGCCCACTACGTGGGCGTCTCGCTCGCCACCTACTCCCTGCGCTGA